A window of Enoplosus armatus isolate fEnoArm2 chromosome 3, fEnoArm2.hap1, whole genome shotgun sequence contains these coding sequences:
- the pkp1b gene encoding plakophilin-1 codes for MTSLKSVISIGNVDDTSLALPSVNQYRSGQQRVLEQVQSIKRTKSRQSSSRNGSTSLSPTSPVYDSVFVDGLKSAQSSTSNGGAFFGNGLSNALSLDRHINWQVVNNNKGSTVKRNTAASTFHYERGSGPVGSMAVGQTNTSRSEPDLAWQRSMPKRSNPLQRHLSNKGTYRAERATSQIFTGSSSQPLFTMNGTGQTKANTQFVCSPVDMSKTPPKPYVTESATKTKGDSRSNGNSGVADITMKEAVEYLSNGDETYQHCGASYIQHNAFIDNKAKEEVLKLNGIPPLVGLLRSPSLPVNQTASAALRNLSFKSNDNKEVIHRSGGITEAVALLRDTDSVEIQKQLTGLLWNLSSVDSLKPDLLKSALPALMERLILPYTTGPNRTNSDSQDPEVLFHATGCLRNLSSAKQNNRQAMRKCRGLVDSLVSYVNDSVEAGKPDDKSVENCVCILHNLTFQLEDEAPALFGRIAALAKNVNRGHDEGDTGPIGCFSPQSKPSEQEPVFDFPVVEDSQPNGAGWLIHSKTLQNYLSLLESSQREETQEACCGAMQNLTAHEGIVSSVMSQIIVQKVNGLKAISPLIKSNKVNLQRNAVALVGNLTKNPNLHNAIARKALPELLGILSAGTQGGRESDDTLAMACHTANCLLMKDPEVGKHLLNNNLIKSLSELSQNGYFPKSKKAAALLLYNLWSEKDLQSFMKKQGMSKSSFVNDITTAALKSV; via the exons ATGACGAGTCTGAAATCAGTCATTTCCATCGGGAATGTGGACGACACGTCGCTGGCTCTGCCGTCCGTTAACCAGTACCGATCAGGCCAACAGCGCGTCCTGGAACAAGTGCAAAGCATCAAGAGGACCAAGTCGAGGCAGTCCAGCAGCAGGAATGGATCCACTTCTTTGTCTCCGACAA GCCCTGTCTATGACTCTGTGTTCGTAGATGGTTTGAAGTCAGCACAGTCGAGCACATCTAATGGAGGTGCTTTCTTTGGGAATGGCTTGTCTAATGCT CTCAGCCTAGACAGACACATCAACTGGCAAGTAGTCAACAACAATAAGGGATCCACTGTGAAGAGGAACACAGCAGCTTCTACCTTTCACTATGAGAGGGGTAGCGGCCCCGTCGGCTCCATGGCTGTCGGTCAAACCAACACCAGCCGCAGCGAGCCTGATCTGGCCTGGCAGCGCTCCATGCCAAAACGCTCCAATCCTCTGCAGAGACACCTTTCCAACAAGGGCACCTACAGGGCCGAAAGGGCCACCAGTCAGATTTTTACAGGCAGCTCATCCCAGCCTCTGTTCACTATGAATGGCACAGGTCAGACCAAAGCAAACACCCAGTTCGTGTGCAGCCCAGTTGACATGTCCAAAACACCTCCAAAGCCTTACGTCACAGAGTCTGCTACAAAGACCAAGGGGGATTCGAG GTCCAATGGCAACAGTGGAGTCGCTGATATCACTATGAAGGAGGCCGTGGAGTATCTTTCCAACGGGGACGAGACTTATCAGCACTGCGGCGCTTCCTACATACAGCACAACGCTTTCATTGACAACAAGGCTAAAGAGGAG GTGCTGAAGCTCAATGGGATCCCTCCCTTGGTGGGCCTGCTGCGCAGCCCCAGTTTGCCAGTCAACCAGACAGCCTCAGCTGCCCTCCGTAACCTGTCCTTTAAAAGCAACGATAACAAGGAGGTGATACATCGCTCCGGTGGCATCACAGAGGCTGTGGCTCTGCTCAGAGATACAGACTCTGTAGAGATACAGAAACAGCTGACAG GACTCCTGTGGAATTTGTCGTCAGTAGACAGCCTGAAGCCAGACCTGCTGAAGAGTGCCCTGCCTGCCTTAATGGAGCGGTTGATCCTGCCTTACACAACAGGTCCTAACCGGACCAACAGTGACAGCCAAGACCCTGAGGTCCTCTTTCACGCCACTGGATGTCTGAG AAACCTAAGCAGTGCgaagcaaaacaacagacagGCGATGAGAAAGTGTCGAGGTTTGGTCGACTCTTTGGTCAGTTATGTTAATGACAGCGTGGAAGCAGGAAAACCAGATGATAAG TCTGTAGAGAACTGCGTGTGCATTCTGCACAACCTGACGTTCCAGCTGGAGGACGAGGCTCCGGCTCTGTTTGGCAGGATCGCAGCTTTGGCTAAGAATGTCAACAGAGGCCACGACGAGGGCGACACCGGCCCCATCGGCTGCTTCAGTCCGCAGAGCAAGCCGTCCGAACAAGAG CCTGTCTTTGACTTCCCAGTCGTTGAGGATTCACAACCTAATGGGGCGGGCTGGCTGATTCACTCCAAAACTCTGCAGAATTACCTGTCTTTGCTTGAATCTAGCCAGCGAGAAGAAACACAGGAAGCCTGTTGTGGAGCGATGCAGAACCTCACCGCACACGAAGGCATT GTCTCCAGTGTAATGAGCCAGATCATTGTGCAGAAAGTGAATGGCCTGAAAGCTATCAGTCCCCTTATAAAGTCAAACAAAGTCAACCTACAGAGGAACGCAGTGGCTTTGGTTGGAAACCTGACCAAGAACCCAAACCTGCACAACGCCATAG CTCGTAAAGCCCTCCCGGAGCTGCTGGGCATCCTCAGCGCCGGCAcccagggagggagagagtctGATGACACACTGGCCATGGCCTGCCATACCGCCAACTGCCTGCTTATGAAGGACCCTGAGGTTGGCAAGCACCTGTTAAACAACAACCTGATAAAGTCACTGAGTGAGCTCAGCCAAAACGG ATATTTCCCCAAATCCAAAAAAGCTGCAGCCCTGCTTCTCTACAACCTCTGGTCAGAAAAAGATTTACAAAGCTTCATGAAAAAG